Within bacterium, the genomic segment GATTGATGAGATCGAGAACGGTATGAATCCCGAAATTGTCGAGAAGCTGATGGACTTCCTGGTAGAACTAGGTAAGCAGGGCAAGCAGGTCATTGTCACGACGCACAGCCCGCTCATTCTGAACTACCTTGAGGACGAGGTCGCTGAGAAGGCAGTCTATCTTCTCTACCGGAATAATCTGGGACATACCAAAGCTGTTCGCTACTTCTCGTTTCCCCAGACAAGACGCAAGCTTGAGGCGCTTGGTCCTGGTGAGGTCTATGCTGACACACCTGTCTCCGACTTGGTGGACTCTCTTGTTCGAGAGGACTCGGAGGGGTATGGAGAATGAAGTGGCTGGTTTCCGGCGAGGGGGCAACCGACATCGGGACGTGTGCCATCGGGAGTTCGGTCTCTTGCCGCGGGGAGCAATTCGAGATCGGCCCGATGGCGGCGATCATTGATCGATTGCTTGAGCCAATTGTCGATTACTCTCCCCTCGCTTTCGAATCAATCTGCCTGCTTCGAAAGCAGGACCTGACCAGACGCTCCAGACGCTCCAAGTCACTTCGGTTCGTTGCTCTCCCCGGCAAGAAAGCCGACACAGGGACGCGCTTCTTCTTCAAGAATGCCCTCGCCCTTGCGCGAGCAGCCCGGGAGATGGAGGCGGAGGACCGATGTCCCGTATGCGCTGTGTTATTCAGAGATGCTGACGGCACTCACACCAGCTCCGAAACTGAATACGCTCAGAAGCTCAAGTCCATGGAACTGGGTTTCAAAGCGGCTGATGGGTTCGATCGGGGTGTTCCGATGATTCCCAAGCCAAAGAGCGAAGCCTGGCTCATCTGCGCTCTCAAAGAAGACTCTCCCTACTCATTTTGCGACCGATTGGAAGAGACACTCCCCGGCAATGATGACAGCCCTAATTCGGCGAAGATGCAGCTTGCTGAGATCCTTCTCGCCAAGGGGAAATCGACTTCCGATCTGGCCGAGATGGTGATGAACCAGGAGATACATCCAGACCGGATTGATATGCCCAGCTTCAACAGCTTCCGCCAACGCCTTGAACTCGTTGCCCGCGAGATGATCCGGTCGTGACGGCGACCTTTGGCAACTACTGAGCAAAACACGGTTGATCTCAAACGGGTGACTCTTCCACCCTGGGGCAGCATTTTGAAGACTTGCTAACTTGGCCGGGGCTGCTTCCGACGATGTCTGAGTTTCACGACCAACTGATTGGGTTCCTTCGCCGCGGCGACGCGCAGAGCGCCCTCGTGACCGCTCAGAAGTGGATTCAGATCGGGGAGGCGCCGGTTCGCGAGACGGCGATTGAGATCGCCAAGGCTGTCGGCCAGGTCTATCGCGACCTGATTTCAGACCCGGTTCACGAGTTCATCGGCCTGGCGGAGCAGAAGCTCGGCCCAGAGGCGGGCGGCCTCGTCGGCAAAGCCGTCGGCCGCTTGATCAAGATGACGGAACAGTGGGAGCCCAGGCTGCGCTCCTGCTACGAGGAACGCATGGCGCGCGAGCTGCGCGACTTCGTCCGCAGCAAGAACTGGAACGAGGCCCTCGGCAATGTTGAAGCGCTTTGCCGTCCAGTCCGCGGCGGCGATGACGAACTCCGCCAGCGCGCTCTCTACGTCGGCAACGTTCTCGGCACCTGCCTGAACCATCCGAAGGAAGCCGATCACCTCCTGAAGCTTGTCGCGAAGGACCCCGAGGCCTATGGCGTCACGCATCGGCTTGTCTCTGAAATGCAGGAAGCAAAGGACGATCGCCATTCGCGGATGATGGCAACCCAGGTCGACAACATTGAGAACCAGTGGACGCAGACGCTGCGCTCGACCCAGGTCGACATCATGCAGTTGATGCCGCCGCGAAACGAGATGGGCGATCCCTCGGAAGAGAACCTTCGCGATGTTGGCGATATCTTCCGCTCGATCCTGCGCGTTCCGATCATGAAGCGCGAGACGGATCTGCTCGTCGATGCGACCTTGTTGCTCGTGGATTTCACGCCGAAGGAGCTTGCGTACGCCGCTGCGGCATCCGGTGTTGAAGGTCGAAGCTACACCGAGTTGGGCTTCCGGGCCAGAAAGACCATCGCGCTGGTCTTCTCATCGCTGGGCGAGAATCCATTTTTCACACAGCTCTACGGCCAGTGGGCCGAGGATCAGTTGGAGACGCGCTACGCCGGCCAGGTGATCGAGTTCATGGGCGCCATTCGTTGCGATGACTACGCTCCCTTCCTGGCGGACCTGTGGCAGCGCCGAAGCTACAAACATCTGCGCTCCGAACTCGCCACGGCGCTCGCGAATTTGGCTTCGCCGGAATCGGCGGACCTGATGCTGAACGAGCTCAAGACCCTGACGACAAAACGCGTCATCGACCCCGCCGCCATGCGCGAAGCCGAGCGTCTTCTCGCCGGGCTGGGCCGAATCGTTCGTTCGCCAAGAACCGATGACAAGGTTCGCCGGCACATCGTCTCGAAGACGCTTTCCATGATGCCGCGCGACAACATCAAGCTCTCCAACGAGGCGGTCATGCAGGTTCTCTCGGCGCGCCCCGACGTCCTGTCCGATGCACAGCGGCGATGGGCCATCGATCGTCTGGTGGATGCGTTGTGGGTGCCGGATCAGTCGACCGAGATGACTCGCGGCGAGGATCGGGCGGACAACTTCCTTGGTGCGCGCAATCCGATCATGAAGGCGCTCAAGAACATCGGCACGCAGGATCCCGATCACCTTTATGCAGGACTGGAGCGCCAGTCGGCGCGGTATAGCGGTGCGATGATGGCCGCGGCAGAGATCCTCGAGGAGATTCACGATCCCCGCTCGGTTCAGGTGCTTCAGAAGATGCTTCTGACCGCCTCGATGCACGACGAGGAACGCGAGTTGCCGACGCAAAAGGAGACCTATTGGGATCCCGCCGAGCAACGCCGCAAACCCCTCACCAAGCAAATGGTGACCAGCTCGCTGGTCGAGTCTCTCGGCCATATTGGTACACCCGACGCAAAGAAGGCTCTTCAAAACTTGCAACAGCAGGTGCAGATGGGTCGTGTGAAGAGCTTTGGCAAGCAGGCCGAAGAACTCCTCGTCAAGACTGTGGGTGCTCCGATGGGAACCGCATCCGAACACGCCGGTTCGGATGCCCCGGATGAGCAATCGGAATCCAGAAAGCCAGAGAAGGCCGATCCGGACGAGGTGAAGAAGCTGATCAAGGCGATCTCCGCTTCTCACTTCTTCAAGGGCTCGGCCAAGCGCGCGCAGGCGAAGATTATGGCGTTGGTTCGACTCGCGCAGATCAAATCTGTCGATGCGCTCGATGCGATTGCGAAGAACCTGGCCGACAAGGATCCGATGGTGGCGTCCGCGGCGATCTCTGCGCTGGCCGATTACGGCGGACCGGGCCAACCGGGTTACATGGTAGAACTTGTCATGGAGAAGGTGTTCGAAGCCCTCGAACACAAGGATCCTGCGATGCGCCAGTCAGCGACGAAGCTGCTCCGCGAACTCGGTCCGAATCGCCCGGAGATTCGCCGTCGCGTCGTTGAGTACGCCAAGACCATCGACGATCAGAAGATCAAGCTGCGGCTGAAGATGGCCATGGAGGATACGACTGGCAGTCCCGTGGATGAAAACGGGCGAGTCGTTCAGTTGCCGGATGAGGAGAAGGAAGAGGCCCAGGATTACCAGAAGAGTCTGCAGGCGGCTTCTGAACGCCGAGATCTCGATCTAAAACGCGAGTACTTCGAACGTCGCCGTGCCTGGATCGCCGGCGGCAAAGAAGGTCCCCCACCTCAGCCGCCTCCGGGCACGTAGGTGGATTCATGGCATCGCCCCACAAGCGATTGAGTTTCTTCTGGCCTGCGCTTCCTGCCGCGGCCCCGCATCGCGATTTGCGGATTTGGGCGATCGGCCTGATCGTCCTGCGGTTCGCATTCGGATGCTGGTTGGCCTTCTCGCAAACCGTTACGATCGATGAGCCGGATTTCACGGCCGGCGGCATTGCCGCCTGGCGCGAGGGACTCTTCGAATTCGAGACCCAGAATCCACCGCTCGGGAAACTCGTGCTGTCGCTTCCATGGGTGCTTGCTGGCGAGCAACTGCCCGATCGCGCCGCGTATGCAGAAGCGTGGCACACGCACGATCACTACGAACTCGGCCAGGCCATTCTCTTTCACCAATCGCCGGAACGGTTGCAGTTGCTGCTCGGCCTTGGGCGACTCGCCGTGCTCGTCGTGTCTTCGCTTCTTTTGTGGCTGATGTTCTGCTGGCTGGCACGATCGGTTTCTGCACGGGCGGCTCTTGCGGCCGTCGCCGCGGCATTTATTGAGCCAAACTTTCTCGGGCATTCCACGCTCGCAACATTAGACGTTCTGGGCGCCGTTACGATCTTCGGCGCGGTCCTCGCATTCGAGCACGCCCTGCGCCGAGGCCGGTGGGGGAGTTGGGCCCTGTTCGCAATCCTCTTGGCCGTCGCCATCGGTACCAAGTTCTCCGCCGTGCTGCTCGGGCCGATCCTCGCCGTGCGTTTTGCCATTCACTTCGCCGGACGCCCTTCGTCTGCGGCGAGGAACTTGTTGCGGTCGATCGTCGTCGTGCCTGCACTGGCATTCCTCTGCCTTTGGGCGATCTACGGATTCGAGGTGGGGACTTTCGCGGACTCGTGGGAGGGCGGGAATCGCAATCCCGAACGCACTTTCGAACAAGTGCTGCAGGCGCGCCACGTTCAGGAAAGCACGGCACACCTCCTGACCGAACGCCGAATTCCGATGCCCTCGGCGACCGTCGGCATGATGCGCATTCG encodes:
- a CDS encoding glycosyltransferase family 39 protein; amino-acid sequence: MASPHKRLSFFWPALPAAAPHRDLRIWAIGLIVLRFAFGCWLAFSQTVTIDEPDFTAGGIAAWREGLFEFETQNPPLGKLVLSLPWVLAGEQLPDRAAYAEAWHTHDHYELGQAILFHQSPERLQLLLGLGRLAVLVVSSLLLWLMFCWLARSVSARAALAAVAAAFIEPNFLGHSTLATLDVLGAVTIFGAVLAFEHALRRGRWGSWALFAILLAVAIGTKFSAVLLGPILAVRFAIHFAGRPSSAARNLLRSIVVVPALAFLCLWAIYGFEVGTFADSWEGGNRNPERTFEQVLQARHVQESTAHLLTERRIPMPSATVGMMRIREVAALGRPTMLFGRIYPEGTRLFFPAILAIKTPLAILLAAIVGKLWLLAAASRFSRRRLEAHIRRLWPFFYAAMFFLFIWTSKSTIAWRYLLPVVPFLLCLAGVGVESILRTRWSRPAMVVLIVLAIFPLANVGRGIGFFNAATLPAEPYNLAVDSNLDWGQSLSVLDYLQGAQGAVFAPDPEYYGIDLKPLGQGDSTVVLSATEYWGLGEAPDELVAPYRDREPDRIVAHMFLIWDSPASQE